One stretch of Chitinophaga pendula DNA includes these proteins:
- a CDS encoding TetR/AcrR family transcriptional regulator, producing the protein MNKKEAILKSVLKLVNRGGFYHLNMKNIAQEADVAAGTIYVHFKGKEELINALYQMVVSDFNAHVLKGYNPERAFRENFFEMMNNAVGFYLDDPDGFSFIEQYTYSPLIFKETQQENFIILEPIYQMVRDAIRLKEVKDLPEALLVAMVYGPLEMMMKFHLARKTDLTKHTNRQQLVNTCWENIALNPAAPPPTPAGKKIRRKSAVKTND; encoded by the coding sequence ATGAACAAAAAGGAAGCGATTTTAAAAAGTGTACTGAAACTGGTGAACCGCGGTGGCTTCTATCATCTTAATATGAAAAATATCGCCCAGGAAGCCGACGTAGCTGCTGGCACCATATATGTTCATTTCAAAGGAAAAGAAGAACTCATTAACGCTTTATACCAAATGGTCGTATCCGACTTCAACGCACATGTACTCAAAGGATATAACCCGGAACGAGCCTTCCGCGAAAATTTCTTCGAGATGATGAACAACGCCGTCGGATTCTATCTCGACGACCCTGATGGCTTTAGCTTCATCGAACAGTATACTTACTCACCCTTAATATTTAAAGAAACACAACAGGAAAATTTTATCATCCTGGAACCCATCTACCAAATGGTCCGCGACGCAATCAGACTGAAAGAGGTAAAAGACCTCCCCGAAGCATTACTCGTAGCAATGGTATACGGTCCCCTCGAAATGATGATGAAATTCCACCTCGCACGCAAAACTGACCTGACCAAACACACCAATAGGCAACAACTGGTCAATACCTGCTGGGAAAACATCGCACTCAACCCCGCAGCACCCCCGCCCACACCGGCAGGAAAAAAGATCCGCCGGAAATCAGCGGTCAAAACAAATGACTAA
- a CDS encoding 3-hydroxyacyl-CoA dehydrogenase/enoyl-CoA hydratase family protein: protein MKRTIKKVAVLGSGVMGSRIACHFANIGVEVLLLDIVPKDAPAGDKKARNKIVNDALAFALKSNPSPIYLKSFARLITTGNFEDDLPAIASCDWVIEVVVERLDIKQQVFEKVEQFRKPGTLITSNTSGIPIHLMSEGRSEDFRKHFCGTHFFNPPRYLRLLEIISTKETDPEVIDFLMHYGEKYLGKTTVLAKDTPAFIGNRIGVFSIMQLLHFVDKNNYTVEEVDKLTGPVIGHPKSATFRTNDVVGLDTMVHVANGVAENAPADEARDLFQIPSFVNKMVENKWLGSKTEQGFYKKVKVDGKNEFHALDLKTLEYKPSQKVKFAALEATKPISNLPERLRMLIAANDRAGEFYRATFFPLFAYASNRIPEIADELYKIDAAITAGFGWELGPFESWDALGVEKTVKAMEEAGNKPAQWVYDMLESGATSFYKVEDGHRRYYDIKEKTYKIIPGTESFILLDNIRPTHTVWKNSGTTITDLGDGILNLEFHTKMNAIGGEVIEGINKAIDLAEKNYRGLVISNEAANFSAGANVGMILMMAIEQEYDELNMVIRAFQNTMMRIRYSAIPVVAAPHGMALGGGCELCMHADKVVAHAELYMGLVEFGVGLIPGGGGSKEFALRLSDELNEGDIELNKFRERFLTIGQAKVSTSAYEALEYGYLRKGKDLVVISRNRLLAEAKEQCLLLADAGYTKPVQRTDIRVLGKQALGLGYIGANTMFSGHYISEHDVKISQKLAFVLAGGDLSQPTQVSEQYLLDLEREAFLSLTMERKSMERMQSILTGGKVLRN from the coding sequence ATGAAAAGAACCATCAAAAAGGTAGCCGTACTCGGTTCGGGTGTAATGGGCAGTCGCATCGCTTGCCACTTTGCCAACATTGGCGTGGAAGTACTACTGCTCGATATCGTACCGAAAGATGCTCCTGCAGGAGATAAAAAAGCCAGGAACAAGATCGTAAATGATGCGCTGGCCTTCGCATTGAAATCCAACCCTTCCCCCATCTACCTCAAATCCTTCGCCAGGCTGATCACCACCGGCAACTTCGAAGATGATCTGCCCGCCATCGCTTCCTGCGACTGGGTAATTGAAGTAGTAGTGGAACGCCTGGATATCAAACAGCAGGTATTCGAAAAAGTAGAACAATTCCGCAAACCAGGTACCCTCATCACCTCCAACACCTCCGGTATCCCCATCCACCTCATGAGCGAGGGCAGAAGCGAAGACTTCCGCAAACATTTCTGCGGTACCCACTTCTTCAACCCTCCTCGGTACCTCCGGCTCCTGGAGATCATCAGTACCAAAGAAACCGATCCCGAAGTGATCGACTTCCTCATGCACTACGGAGAAAAATACCTGGGCAAAACAACCGTACTCGCCAAAGATACCCCCGCCTTCATCGGCAACCGTATCGGCGTGTTCAGCATCATGCAACTCCTCCACTTCGTGGATAAAAATAATTATACCGTAGAAGAAGTAGATAAACTGACCGGTCCCGTGATCGGCCACCCCAAATCTGCTACCTTCCGCACCAACGATGTCGTAGGCCTCGATACAATGGTACACGTAGCCAATGGCGTAGCCGAAAACGCACCCGCTGACGAAGCTCGCGACCTCTTCCAGATACCCAGCTTCGTTAATAAAATGGTAGAAAACAAATGGCTGGGTAGCAAAACAGAACAGGGCTTCTACAAAAAAGTAAAAGTCGATGGCAAAAATGAATTCCATGCCCTCGACCTAAAAACACTGGAATACAAACCTTCCCAGAAAGTAAAATTTGCCGCCCTCGAAGCGACCAAACCGATCAGTAACCTCCCCGAACGCCTTCGCATGCTCATCGCAGCAAACGATCGCGCCGGCGAATTCTATCGCGCTACCTTCTTCCCGCTATTCGCATACGCCAGCAACCGTATCCCCGAAATCGCAGATGAACTGTATAAAATCGATGCCGCCATCACCGCCGGCTTCGGTTGGGAACTGGGGCCCTTCGAATCCTGGGACGCCCTCGGCGTAGAAAAAACCGTAAAAGCCATGGAAGAAGCAGGCAACAAACCTGCCCAATGGGTATACGACATGCTCGAAAGCGGCGCCACCTCCTTCTATAAAGTAGAAGATGGCCACCGACGCTACTACGACATAAAGGAGAAAACCTACAAGATCATCCCAGGAACCGAATCCTTCATCCTCCTCGATAATATCCGCCCGACACATACCGTATGGAAAAACAGCGGCACCACCATCACCGACCTCGGAGATGGTATCCTTAACCTCGAATTCCATACTAAAATGAACGCCATCGGCGGCGAAGTCATCGAAGGCATCAACAAAGCCATCGACCTCGCCGAGAAAAACTACCGCGGCCTCGTAATATCAAACGAAGCAGCTAACTTCTCCGCAGGCGCCAACGTAGGCATGATCCTCATGATGGCAATCGAACAGGAATACGATGAACTTAACATGGTCATCCGCGCATTCCAGAACACCATGATGCGCATCCGCTACTCCGCCATCCCCGTAGTAGCCGCCCCTCACGGCATGGCCCTCGGCGGTGGCTGCGAACTGTGTATGCATGCCGACAAAGTAGTCGCTCATGCAGAACTGTATATGGGACTGGTAGAATTCGGCGTAGGCCTCATCCCCGGCGGCGGCGGCTCCAAAGAATTCGCCTTGCGCCTCTCTGACGAACTCAACGAAGGCGATATCGAATTGAATAAGTTCCGCGAACGTTTCCTCACCATCGGCCAAGCCAAAGTATCCACCTCCGCCTACGAAGCACTCGAATACGGATACCTCCGCAAAGGAAAAGACCTGGTAGTAATTTCTCGCAACCGCCTCCTCGCAGAAGCAAAAGAACAATGCCTCCTGCTGGCAGATGCCGGATATACCAAACCAGTACAACGTACCGACATCCGCGTCCTGGGCAAACAGGCGCTTGGCCTCGGATATATCGGTGCTAACACCATGTTCAGCGGCCACTATATCAGCGAACATGACGTGAAGATCTCCCAGAAACTAGCTTTCGTCCTCGCCGGCGGAGACCTCTCCCAACCAACACAGGTCAGCGAACAATACCTGCTCGACCTCGAACGCGAAGCCTTCCTTTCCCTCACCATGGAAAGAAAAAGCATGGAACGCATGCAGTCGATACTGACCGGAGGAAAAGTATTAAGGAACTAA